A single region of the Panthera tigris isolate Pti1 chromosome B1, P.tigris_Pti1_mat1.1, whole genome shotgun sequence genome encodes:
- the KLHL8 gene encoding kelch-like protein 8 isoform X2, with the protein MASESVNAKQARNHCTKGKRQQHQQIKNRSSISDGDGEDSFIFEANEAWKDFHGSLLRFYENGELCDVTLKVGSKLISCHKLVLACVIPYFRAMFLSEMAEAKQTLIEIRDFDGDAIEDLVKFVYSSRLTLTVDNVQPLLYAACILQVELVARACCEYMKLHFHPSNCLAVRAFAESHNRIDLMDMADQYACEHFTEVVECEDFVSVSPQHLHKLLSSSDLNIENEKQVYSAAIKWLLANPQHHSKWLDETLAQVRLPLLPVDFLMGVVAKEQIVKQNLKCRDLLDEARNYHLHLSSRAVPDFEYSIRTTPRKHTAGGRGGSGDPFRSIECYSINKNSWFFGPEMNSRRRHVGVISVEGKVYAVGGHDGNEHLGSMEMFDPLTNKWMMKASMNTKRRGIALASLGGPIYAIGGLDDNTCFNDVERYDIESDQWSTVAPMNTPRGGVGSVALINHVYAVGGNDGVASLSSVERYDPHLDKWIEVKEMGQRRAGNGVSELHGCLYVVGGFDDNSPLSSVERYDPRSNKWDYVAALTTPRGGVGIATVMGRIFAVGGHNGNAYLNTVEAFDPVLNRWELVGSVSHCRAGAGVAVCACLTSQIRDVGHGSNNVVDCM; encoded by the exons ATGgcttcagaatctgtgaatgCAAAACAAGCTAGGAATCACTGCACAAAGGGGAAAAGGCAACAGCACCAGCAAATAAAGAATAGGTCTTCAATTAGTGATGGTGATGGAGAAGACTCTTTTATCTTTGAAGCAAATGAAGCTTGGAAAGATTTTCATGGTTCCCTTCTTCGGTTTTATGAAAATGGAGAACTGTGTGATGTCACACTAAAg GTTGGCTCAAAGCTAATCTCTTGTCACAAACTAGTATTGGCTTGTGTTATCCCTTACTTCAGAGCCATGTTTCTCTCTGAAATGGCTGAAGCCAAGCAAACACTGATTGAGATCAGAGATTTTGATGGTGATGCAATAGAAGACTTGGTAAAGTTTGTCTATTCTTCAAGGCTCACTTTGACTGTTGACAATGTCCAACCTCTTTTATATGCAGCCTGTATTCTACAGGTTGAACTGGTGGCTAGAGCTTGTTGTGAATACATGAAGTTACATTTTCATCCCTCCAACTGCCTGGCGGTAAGAGCCTTTGCAGAAAGTCACAATCGAATAGACTTAATGGACATGGCGGATCAGTATGCCTGTGAGCATTTTACTGAAGTGGTGGAGTGTGAAGACTTTGTGAGTGTGTCACCCCAGCATCTCCATAAGCTTTTGTCCTCCAGTGATCTAAATATTGAGAATGAAAAGCAGGTCTATAGTGCAGCCATCAAGTGGCTTCTTGCCAATCCTCAGCATCATTCCAAATGGTTGGATGAAACACTTGCACAG GTTCGTCTGCCGCTGTTGCCAGTTGATTTTCTTATGGGTGTTGTGGCAAAAGAACAGATTGTCAAGCAAAATCTAAAATGTAGAGATTTATTGGATGAAGCAAGAAATTACCATCTTCATCTGAGTAGCAGAGCAGTACCTGACTTTGAATATTCCATTCGGACTACTCCAAGGAAACATACTGCTG GTGGTAGAGGTGGATCTGGTGACCCCTTTCGCAGTATTGAATGCTATTCTATCAACAAAAATAGTTGGTTTTTTGGGCCAGAAATGAATAGTCGAAGGCGACACGTCGGTGTAATCTCTGTGGAAG GTAAAGTGTATGCAGTAGGTGGACATGATGGCAATGAACATTTAGGTAGCATGGAGATGTTTGATCCTCTCACTAATAAATGGATGATGAAGGCTTCAATGAACACAAAGAG GCGAGGCATAGCCTTGGCCTCCTTGGGAGGTCCAATTTATGCAATTGGAGGGTTAGATGACAACACTTGCTTCAATGATGTAGAGAGATACGATATAGAATCTGATCAATGGAGTACAGTGGCACCAATGAATACTCCCCGTGGAGGAGTTGGCTCTGTGGCTCTTATA aacCATGTTTATGCAGTAGGTGGCAATGATGGAGTTGCTTCTTTATCTAGTGTGGAGAGGTATGATCCACATCTGGATAAGTGGATAGAAGTTAAAGAAATGGGTCAACGAAGAGCAGGCAATGGAGTTAGTGAGCTCCATGGTTGCTTATATGTTGTTG gtgGTTTTGATGATAATTCTCCTCTGAGTTCAGTTGAGCGGTATGATCCCCGAAGCAACAAGTGGGATTATGTAGCAGCACTTACCACTCCCAGGGGTGGCGTGGGGATCGCAACAGTGATGGGCAGAATCTTTGCAGTTGGTGGTCATAATGGCAACGCATACTTAAATACAGTGGAAGCATTTGACCCAGTGCTGAATAG GTGGGAGCTGGTTGGATCTGTGTCTCACTGCAGAGCTGGAGCAGGTGTAGCTGTGTGCGCCTGTCTAACTAGCCAAATTCGAGATGTAGGTCATGGATCGAATAATGTGGTGGACTGTATGTGA
- the KLHL8 gene encoding kelch-like protein 8 isoform X1: MASESVNAKQARNHCTKGKRQQHQQIKNRSSISDGDGEDSFIFEANEAWKDFHGSLLRFYENGELCDVTLKVGSKLISCHKLVLACVIPYFRAMFLSEMAEAKQTLIEIRDFDGDAIEDLVKFVYSSRLTLTVDNVQPLLYAACILQVELVARACCEYMKLHFHPSNCLAVRAFAESHNRIDLMDMADQYACEHFTEVVECEDFVSVSPQHLHKLLSSSDLNIENEKQVYSAAIKWLLANPQHHSKWLDETLAQVRLPLLPVDFLMGVVAKEQIVKQNLKCRDLLDEARNYHLHLSSRAVPDFEYSIRTTPRKHTAGVLFCVGGRGGSGDPFRSIECYSINKNSWFFGPEMNSRRRHVGVISVEGKVYAVGGHDGNEHLGSMEMFDPLTNKWMMKASMNTKRRGIALASLGGPIYAIGGLDDNTCFNDVERYDIESDQWSTVAPMNTPRGGVGSVALINHVYAVGGNDGVASLSSVERYDPHLDKWIEVKEMGQRRAGNGVSELHGCLYVVGGFDDNSPLSSVERYDPRSNKWDYVAALTTPRGGVGIATVMGRIFAVGGHNGNAYLNTVEAFDPVLNRWELVGSVSHCRAGAGVAVCACLTSQIRDVGHGSNNVVDCM; the protein is encoded by the exons ATGgcttcagaatctgtgaatgCAAAACAAGCTAGGAATCACTGCACAAAGGGGAAAAGGCAACAGCACCAGCAAATAAAGAATAGGTCTTCAATTAGTGATGGTGATGGAGAAGACTCTTTTATCTTTGAAGCAAATGAAGCTTGGAAAGATTTTCATGGTTCCCTTCTTCGGTTTTATGAAAATGGAGAACTGTGTGATGTCACACTAAAg GTTGGCTCAAAGCTAATCTCTTGTCACAAACTAGTATTGGCTTGTGTTATCCCTTACTTCAGAGCCATGTTTCTCTCTGAAATGGCTGAAGCCAAGCAAACACTGATTGAGATCAGAGATTTTGATGGTGATGCAATAGAAGACTTGGTAAAGTTTGTCTATTCTTCAAGGCTCACTTTGACTGTTGACAATGTCCAACCTCTTTTATATGCAGCCTGTATTCTACAGGTTGAACTGGTGGCTAGAGCTTGTTGTGAATACATGAAGTTACATTTTCATCCCTCCAACTGCCTGGCGGTAAGAGCCTTTGCAGAAAGTCACAATCGAATAGACTTAATGGACATGGCGGATCAGTATGCCTGTGAGCATTTTACTGAAGTGGTGGAGTGTGAAGACTTTGTGAGTGTGTCACCCCAGCATCTCCATAAGCTTTTGTCCTCCAGTGATCTAAATATTGAGAATGAAAAGCAGGTCTATAGTGCAGCCATCAAGTGGCTTCTTGCCAATCCTCAGCATCATTCCAAATGGTTGGATGAAACACTTGCACAG GTTCGTCTGCCGCTGTTGCCAGTTGATTTTCTTATGGGTGTTGTGGCAAAAGAACAGATTGTCAAGCAAAATCTAAAATGTAGAGATTTATTGGATGAAGCAAGAAATTACCATCTTCATCTGAGTAGCAGAGCAGTACCTGACTTTGAATATTCCATTCGGACTACTCCAAGGAAACATACTGCTG gtgtgctgttttgtGTAGGTGGTAGAGGTGGATCTGGTGACCCCTTTCGCAGTATTGAATGCTATTCTATCAACAAAAATAGTTGGTTTTTTGGGCCAGAAATGAATAGTCGAAGGCGACACGTCGGTGTAATCTCTGTGGAAG GTAAAGTGTATGCAGTAGGTGGACATGATGGCAATGAACATTTAGGTAGCATGGAGATGTTTGATCCTCTCACTAATAAATGGATGATGAAGGCTTCAATGAACACAAAGAG GCGAGGCATAGCCTTGGCCTCCTTGGGAGGTCCAATTTATGCAATTGGAGGGTTAGATGACAACACTTGCTTCAATGATGTAGAGAGATACGATATAGAATCTGATCAATGGAGTACAGTGGCACCAATGAATACTCCCCGTGGAGGAGTTGGCTCTGTGGCTCTTATA aacCATGTTTATGCAGTAGGTGGCAATGATGGAGTTGCTTCTTTATCTAGTGTGGAGAGGTATGATCCACATCTGGATAAGTGGATAGAAGTTAAAGAAATGGGTCAACGAAGAGCAGGCAATGGAGTTAGTGAGCTCCATGGTTGCTTATATGTTGTTG gtgGTTTTGATGATAATTCTCCTCTGAGTTCAGTTGAGCGGTATGATCCCCGAAGCAACAAGTGGGATTATGTAGCAGCACTTACCACTCCCAGGGGTGGCGTGGGGATCGCAACAGTGATGGGCAGAATCTTTGCAGTTGGTGGTCATAATGGCAACGCATACTTAAATACAGTGGAAGCATTTGACCCAGTGCTGAATAG GTGGGAGCTGGTTGGATCTGTGTCTCACTGCAGAGCTGGAGCAGGTGTAGCTGTGTGCGCCTGTCTAACTAGCCAAATTCGAGATGTAGGTCATGGATCGAATAATGTGGTGGACTGTATGTGA
- the KLHL8 gene encoding kelch-like protein 8 isoform X3, with product MASESVNAKQARNHCTKGKRQQHQQIKNRSSISDGDGEDSFIFEANEAWKDFHGSLLRFYENGELCDVTLKVRLPLLPVDFLMGVVAKEQIVKQNLKCRDLLDEARNYHLHLSSRAVPDFEYSIRTTPRKHTAGVLFCVGGRGGSGDPFRSIECYSINKNSWFFGPEMNSRRRHVGVISVEGKVYAVGGHDGNEHLGSMEMFDPLTNKWMMKASMNTKRRGIALASLGGPIYAIGGLDDNTCFNDVERYDIESDQWSTVAPMNTPRGGVGSVALINHVYAVGGNDGVASLSSVERYDPHLDKWIEVKEMGQRRAGNGVSELHGCLYVVGGFDDNSPLSSVERYDPRSNKWDYVAALTTPRGGVGIATVMGRIFAVGGHNGNAYLNTVEAFDPVLNRWELVGSVSHCRAGAGVAVCACLTSQIRDVGHGSNNVVDCM from the exons ATGgcttcagaatctgtgaatgCAAAACAAGCTAGGAATCACTGCACAAAGGGGAAAAGGCAACAGCACCAGCAAATAAAGAATAGGTCTTCAATTAGTGATGGTGATGGAGAAGACTCTTTTATCTTTGAAGCAAATGAAGCTTGGAAAGATTTTCATGGTTCCCTTCTTCGGTTTTATGAAAATGGAGAACTGTGTGATGTCACACTAAAg GTTCGTCTGCCGCTGTTGCCAGTTGATTTTCTTATGGGTGTTGTGGCAAAAGAACAGATTGTCAAGCAAAATCTAAAATGTAGAGATTTATTGGATGAAGCAAGAAATTACCATCTTCATCTGAGTAGCAGAGCAGTACCTGACTTTGAATATTCCATTCGGACTACTCCAAGGAAACATACTGCTG gtgtgctgttttgtGTAGGTGGTAGAGGTGGATCTGGTGACCCCTTTCGCAGTATTGAATGCTATTCTATCAACAAAAATAGTTGGTTTTTTGGGCCAGAAATGAATAGTCGAAGGCGACACGTCGGTGTAATCTCTGTGGAAG GTAAAGTGTATGCAGTAGGTGGACATGATGGCAATGAACATTTAGGTAGCATGGAGATGTTTGATCCTCTCACTAATAAATGGATGATGAAGGCTTCAATGAACACAAAGAG GCGAGGCATAGCCTTGGCCTCCTTGGGAGGTCCAATTTATGCAATTGGAGGGTTAGATGACAACACTTGCTTCAATGATGTAGAGAGATACGATATAGAATCTGATCAATGGAGTACAGTGGCACCAATGAATACTCCCCGTGGAGGAGTTGGCTCTGTGGCTCTTATA aacCATGTTTATGCAGTAGGTGGCAATGATGGAGTTGCTTCTTTATCTAGTGTGGAGAGGTATGATCCACATCTGGATAAGTGGATAGAAGTTAAAGAAATGGGTCAACGAAGAGCAGGCAATGGAGTTAGTGAGCTCCATGGTTGCTTATATGTTGTTG gtgGTTTTGATGATAATTCTCCTCTGAGTTCAGTTGAGCGGTATGATCCCCGAAGCAACAAGTGGGATTATGTAGCAGCACTTACCACTCCCAGGGGTGGCGTGGGGATCGCAACAGTGATGGGCAGAATCTTTGCAGTTGGTGGTCATAATGGCAACGCATACTTAAATACAGTGGAAGCATTTGACCCAGTGCTGAATAG GTGGGAGCTGGTTGGATCTGTGTCTCACTGCAGAGCTGGAGCAGGTGTAGCTGTGTGCGCCTGTCTAACTAGCCAAATTCGAGATGTAGGTCATGGATCGAATAATGTGGTGGACTGTATGTGA